In Paenibacillus kyungheensis, the following are encoded in one genomic region:
- a CDS encoding branched-chain amino acid ABC transporter permease yields MGKLQTMLQANKLAQGLLLAAFILVTAGAVYLIDRSVTAFLLMLASLLLLYYTSFSNGMKWSIAVFLLVIVIPFATSGGTSRESYMEVATQCGIYVAMALGLNIVVGFAGLLDMGFIAFFAVGAYTYGIFATGQANNFISGELFPLSGESFWIFILIGGFIAGIFGILLGLPVLRVKGDYLAIVTLGFGEIIRIIFNNLEKPVNITNGAMGLSSIQPPNLFGFQFTFPHQFYFIVIGILLIVIFAVRRLEHSRLGRSWKAVRENEIAAQSMGIPLIRTKLMAFAIGASFSGMMGVVFAAKQTFIDPTSFTLIESITILVMVVLGGMGSVPGVILGASLVTILNLQVLTEFTSWLNQLSQQGIFEVPNALSPSKMQRFIFGMILILVAIFRPNGLIAARNRRLPEEAVKDPSPPVSKSEVQPD; encoded by the coding sequence ATGGGGAAATTACAAACGATGTTGCAAGCGAATAAACTTGCACAAGGATTACTGTTAGCTGCATTTATACTTGTAACCGCAGGTGCTGTATATTTGATCGACCGTTCGGTCACTGCCTTTCTATTGATGCTGGCTTCGCTGTTGCTGTTGTACTATACGTCATTTAGCAATGGGATGAAATGGAGTATTGCCGTATTTTTACTGGTGATTGTGATTCCATTCGCCACTTCAGGCGGTACATCCCGCGAATCGTATATGGAAGTGGCGACCCAATGCGGTATATATGTAGCGATGGCGCTCGGGCTGAATATTGTAGTTGGATTTGCAGGATTGTTGGACATGGGGTTTATTGCTTTTTTCGCTGTAGGCGCCTATACATACGGCATTTTTGCGACAGGGCAAGCGAATAATTTTATTTCAGGAGAACTCTTTCCGTTATCCGGTGAAAGCTTCTGGATTTTTATTCTAATCGGAGGTTTTATTGCAGGGATTTTTGGGATATTGCTCGGTCTGCCTGTACTGCGTGTCAAAGGCGATTATCTGGCGATTGTGACACTGGGCTTCGGGGAGATCATTCGTATTATTTTTAACAATTTAGAAAAGCCCGTCAATATTACGAATGGTGCGATGGGGTTATCTTCGATCCAGCCACCGAATTTGTTTGGCTTTCAATTTACATTTCCACATCAATTTTATTTTATTGTAATTGGGATATTATTAATTGTTATCTTCGCAGTAAGACGGTTAGAACATTCACGTCTAGGGCGTTCGTGGAAAGCAGTACGTGAAAATGAAATTGCTGCACAGTCGATGGGGATTCCATTGATTCGTACCAAATTGATGGCTTTTGCAATCGGAGCTTCTTTTTCAGGAATGATGGGTGTTGTGTTTGCAGCCAAGCAGACATTTATCGATCCGACCAGCTTTACATTGATCGAGTCGATCACGATTCTGGTAATGGTTGTGTTAGGTGGAATGGGCAGTGTACCGGGTGTGATCTTGGGAGCAAGTCTGGTCACGATTCTGAATTTGCAGGTGTTGACCGAGTTCACAAGCTGGCTTAATCAATTGTCTCAGCAAGGAATTTTTGAAGTACCTAATGCGTTATCTCCTTCTAAAATGCAACGTTTTATTTTCGGTATGATTTTGATTTTAGTCGCTATTTTCCGTCCCAATGGATTAATTGCTGCTCGAAATCGCAGACTTCCTGAGGAAGCAGTCAAAGACCCGTCTCCACCTGTATCCAAGTCAGAAGTGCAACCAGACTAA
- a CDS encoding branched-chain amino acid ABC transporter permease, translating to MFSSILQTLPQVLIDGLALGAIYAVVALGYTMVYGILELINFAHGEIFMTGAFVGTAVLFGFQGAGWLTGMPAWLSYLLIILIAMLVTGALGVGIERVAYRPLRKAPKLILLISAFGVSFVLQDVIRFIAELKTGNYIISTPQLFDQRYQLPLSSISSWFTDASVKANTLFIFVIAILLMIGLDIFVNRTKWGGAMRAVAQDRETASLMSINVNKVIVLTFFIGSALGGSTGVLFAQQYGTIDPYIGFILGLKAFTAAVLGGIGNIRGAMFGGIVLGVLEMFASSNLGILTGGNFGAEYKDVFAFMILIIVLIFKPEGIFGKAIKEKV from the coding sequence ATGTTCTCAAGTATTTTGCAAACTTTACCTCAGGTATTGATCGATGGTCTGGCGCTAGGTGCAATCTATGCTGTAGTAGCACTAGGTTATACGATGGTATACGGTATTCTGGAATTGATTAACTTTGCGCATGGTGAGATTTTTATGACCGGTGCTTTTGTAGGGACAGCAGTGCTGTTTGGTTTTCAGGGGGCAGGGTGGTTGACCGGTATGCCCGCATGGTTGTCGTATTTACTGATTATTTTAATCGCAATGCTGGTTACAGGGGCACTTGGGGTCGGGATTGAAAGGGTAGCTTATCGACCGTTACGCAAAGCACCCAAGTTGATCCTATTAATCTCTGCTTTTGGAGTCTCGTTTGTTTTGCAAGATGTGATTCGATTTATCGCGGAGCTCAAAACAGGTAACTATATTATTAGCACACCACAATTATTTGATCAGCGTTATCAATTGCCGCTTTCTTCGATCTCTAGCTGGTTTACCGATGCTTCAGTCAAAGCGAATACATTGTTTATTTTTGTAATCGCGATTTTGTTAATGATTGGGCTCGATATTTTTGTGAATCGAACCAAATGGGGCGGAGCGATGCGTGCAGTTGCGCAAGATCGGGAGACCGCATCGTTAATGTCTATCAATGTAAATAAAGTGATTGTGCTAACCTTTTTTATCGGTTCAGCATTAGGTGGATCGACAGGGGTTTTATTTGCTCAACAGTATGGAACGATTGATCCGTATATCGGATTTATTTTGGGACTCAAAGCATTTACCGCTGCTGTTCTAGGAGGAATTGGTAATATTCGTGGTGCGATGTTCGGCGGAATCGTACTGGGTGTGCTTGAAATGTTTGCTTCATCGAATCTGGGCATTTTGACAGGTGGTAATTTTGGAGCAGAGTACAAAGATGTATTTGCTTTTATGATTCTGATTATTGTGCTGATCTTCAAACCGGAGGGCATATTCGGCAAAGCAATCAAAGAGAAAGTGTAG
- a CDS encoding branched-chain amino acid ABC transporter substrate-binding protein produces the protein MRSKWSGLMIAALITGLLAGCGNGATSSSGASGGSTASTGGKVIKIATQSPLSGGSSIQGEAIKLGAQMSMEDHKEEFTKLGYSLELVPYDDQGDPKKGVANAELIGADQQVLGVIGHLNSGVSIPSSVVYEKYNIPMISPASTATELTDRKLKVVNRVVARDDFQGPAAAEYAIKTAGAKNIFIIQDKTAYGQGLAEAFRDAAQAQGATISGYEGITVGEKDFNGVLNIAATQKPDFIFFGGLYAEAGLLIKQARDKGITAPIMGGDALDSSGLVDIAGADVKGALYSSVAGDISKLPDGQEWTARYKEAFGKNPEGYSVYAYDSMSVMLEAIKTAMGSGTEAPARDAVRDAVRATKDFEGVATKVSFDDIGDNAYAKVFIYKFADATYPGSLEAEIAQPAK, from the coding sequence ATGAGAAGCAAGTGGAGTGGATTAATGATCGCAGCATTGATTACAGGATTACTGGCAGGGTGTGGAAATGGAGCTACGTCTTCTTCTGGCGCAAGTGGAGGTTCTACAGCAAGTACAGGTGGTAAAGTGATTAAAATTGCTACTCAATCTCCATTATCCGGTGGTAGTTCTATTCAAGGTGAAGCGATTAAGCTAGGTGCACAGATGTCGATGGAAGATCACAAAGAAGAGTTTACCAAATTAGGATATTCACTCGAATTGGTTCCTTATGACGATCAAGGTGATCCCAAAAAAGGTGTAGCCAATGCTGAATTGATCGGTGCTGATCAACAAGTACTGGGCGTGATCGGGCATTTGAACTCCGGCGTATCTATTCCTTCCTCTGTTGTCTACGAAAAATACAACATCCCAATGATTTCCCCTGCAAGTACCGCTACAGAATTAACTGATCGCAAACTCAAAGTCGTGAACCGTGTCGTTGCACGCGATGATTTTCAAGGTCCAGCAGCGGCTGAATATGCTATAAAAACAGCAGGAGCCAAAAATATTTTTATTATACAAGACAAAACAGCTTACGGTCAGGGATTGGCGGAAGCTTTTCGTGATGCCGCTCAAGCCCAAGGAGCTACGATTTCTGGCTATGAAGGAATCACTGTTGGTGAAAAAGATTTCAACGGTGTACTGAATATTGCAGCTACGCAAAAGCCTGATTTTATTTTCTTCGGTGGACTGTATGCTGAAGCAGGTCTATTGATTAAGCAAGCTCGTGATAAAGGAATTACAGCTCCGATTATGGGAGGAGATGCGCTTGATTCTTCCGGTCTGGTCGATATTGCTGGAGCTGATGTAAAAGGAGCATTGTACAGTTCGGTGGCTGGAGATATTAGCAAATTACCGGACGGACAAGAATGGACAGCCCGTTACAAAGAAGCATTTGGTAAAAATCCAGAAGGTTATTCTGTCTATGCGTATGATTCGATGAGTGTCATGTTAGAAGCGATCAAAACAGCGATGGGTTCAGGTACAGAAGCACCAGCTCGTGATGCAGTACGTGATGCTGTGCGTGCGACCAAAGATTTTGAAGGTGTAGCCACTAAAGTAAGCTTTGATGATATCGGAGACAATGCGTATGCGAAAGTATTTATTTACAAATTCGCTGATGCTACGTATCCAGGATCACTTGAAGCAGAGATTGCTCAACCTGCAAAATAA
- a CDS encoding TetR/AcrR family transcriptional regulator — MDKNEDHVKMRILQATKKLAATKGFEATSVREICKEANANISLVSYYYGGKEPLFEAMLKEFIPIPLFAEHIRREEVDPIQGMKRLIEEMYHFCKCDPEISDIIHQEFTLHSQRIDIIQKYTLPVWQLLRHYLEHGLQQGTFYFRSLNHTSLQVMGSILFSSNDVKSLTVVTLLDIQRSVETDQLEELTQYILRGLGCTNEQIAIS; from the coding sequence GTGGATAAAAATGAAGACCATGTTAAAATGCGTATTTTGCAAGCAACCAAAAAATTAGCAGCCACAAAAGGGTTTGAAGCGACGTCAGTACGAGAAATCTGCAAAGAAGCGAATGCGAATATTTCGTTGGTTTCGTATTATTATGGTGGCAAAGAGCCATTATTTGAAGCGATGTTAAAAGAATTTATTCCAATTCCTCTATTTGCAGAACATATCCGTCGTGAAGAAGTCGATCCGATTCAGGGAATGAAGCGGTTGATTGAAGAGATGTATCATTTTTGCAAATGTGATCCGGAGATTTCAGACATTATACATCAAGAATTCACCCTGCATTCTCAGCGAATCGATATTATTCAAAAGTACACTCTTCCGGTATGGCAATTACTTCGTCATTATTTGGAACATGGTCTACAGCAAGGTACTTTTTATTTTCGGTCGTTGAATCATACTTCTTTGCAAGTGATGGGCAGTATTTTATTTAGCAGTAATGATGTCAAGTCATTAACCGTCGTCACATTGCTAGATATTCAGCGTTCTGTAGAGACTGATCAGTTAGAAGAATTGACGCAGTATATTTTACGTGGTCTCGGTTGTACCAATGAACAGATCGCTATATCGTAG
- a CDS encoding YhgE/Pip domain-containing protein: MKSIFAAFMKLPTTKVGIATAILFQLIFTIVWMTGYQGITERLDHLNVAIVNEDKVYGEQLITSLQSSLPVGVRTGMTLAQAQQQLQERDIQMIIEIPADFATTVQSQNPAQLHYFINESNPIMIKNMMTSIADKVTANVNKVAVESGLKGVFAGQLPEQQAQTAATMMSQRVVSDIQSVNPVQGMNNQMVPMMMILASYVGAMIMGQNFQISSKALASRFGRWSRMSVRLLVTAGASIVVSLVGTSLVALFGGQLGHGFMALWGFQALFLLTFMLVAQMFLFVFDMAGMLFNILILSVQLVSSGAMMPRELLPDFYQWIGSAFPATYAVQGLMNLLFGGTGVGKDCLALVCIMIVALLIIGIATALRKDKLPVSPLVAIAES, encoded by the coding sequence ATGAAATCTATTTTTGCAGCATTTATGAAGTTGCCTACGACCAAAGTAGGGATTGCGACAGCGATTTTATTTCAGCTTATTTTTACCATTGTGTGGATGACTGGTTATCAAGGCATTACAGAACGGTTAGATCACTTGAATGTAGCTATTGTTAATGAAGATAAAGTATACGGAGAACAGTTGATTACCAGTCTGCAATCTTCGTTACCTGTAGGTGTTCGCACAGGGATGACGTTAGCTCAAGCTCAACAACAATTGCAAGAACGTGATATACAGATGATTATTGAGATTCCAGCAGATTTTGCAACGACTGTACAGTCTCAGAATCCTGCACAATTGCATTATTTTATCAATGAATCCAATCCGATTATGATCAAAAATATGATGACTTCGATTGCAGATAAAGTTACTGCTAATGTTAATAAAGTCGCTGTGGAAAGTGGACTAAAAGGTGTATTTGCAGGACAACTTCCAGAACAACAAGCACAGACGGCGGCGACAATGATGTCTCAGCGGGTGGTGTCTGATATTCAATCGGTCAATCCCGTACAAGGGATGAACAATCAGATGGTGCCGATGATGATGATTCTGGCTTCCTATGTCGGTGCGATGATTATGGGACAGAACTTCCAGATTTCGTCCAAAGCACTGGCAAGTCGGTTCGGACGCTGGTCACGTATGTCTGTTCGTTTGTTAGTGACAGCAGGTGCATCGATTGTCGTATCTCTGGTAGGGACTTCACTGGTGGCATTATTCGGAGGACAGTTAGGGCATGGATTTATGGCATTGTGGGGCTTTCAAGCATTATTCTTGTTAACTTTTATGTTAGTTGCACAGATGTTTTTATTTGTATTCGATATGGCAGGAATGCTATTTAATATTTTGATACTGTCTGTACAATTGGTTTCGTCAGGAGCGATGATGCCACGTGAATTGCTACCAGACTTTTACCAGTGGATTGGGTCGGCGTTTCCAGCGACTTATGCTGTACAAGGGTTAATGAATCTATTGTTCGGCGGTACAGGTGTAGGCAAAGATTGCCTAGCACTGGTATGTATTATGATTGTTGCTCTTCTTATTATTGGAATTGCCACTGCACTACGCAAAGACAAACTGCCTGTCTCTCCACTGGTAGCGATAGCCGAGTCTTGA
- a CDS encoding DUF6809 family protein, with the protein MSSLLENIYYGNLRPDEKAVSHNKEYTQISEQISAKMAEWKEKLSPEEWLELESMWDLYYQLNSMDRAGSFTYGFRLGGELMIEVLQGER; encoded by the coding sequence ATGAGCAGTCTGTTAGAAAATATCTACTACGGCAACTTGCGTCCAGATGAGAAAGCAGTATCTCACAACAAAGAATATACACAGATCAGCGAACAAATATCAGCTAAAATGGCAGAGTGGAAAGAGAAGCTGTCTCCTGAAGAATGGTTGGAGCTTGAATCTATGTGGGACTTGTATTACCAGTTGAACAGTATGGATCGTGCAGGTTCATTTACATATGGATTTCGATTAGGTGGGGAATTAATGATAGAGGTGTTACAAGGAGAACGTTAA